One Gelria sp. Kuro-4 DNA segment encodes these proteins:
- a CDS encoding Fur family transcriptional regulator → MNQVKDLQAVLRQRLEEQNIRLTRRRKAVLAALIQESDKHLSAEDVYLKVKEAEGDIGLATVYRTLELFNMAGIIHAADFGDGCKRFEVVADNAPHYHHHLVCLGCGRIIEFSQDLLEDLEQQVGEKTGFKIVNHSLRFYGYCRECQEKNPAAPASGRRHTTVR, encoded by the coding sequence GTGAACCAGGTGAAGGATCTACAGGCGGTCCTGCGTCAACGGTTGGAGGAACAGAATATCCGTTTGACCCGCCGGCGCAAGGCCGTCCTAGCAGCGCTGATTCAGGAGTCGGACAAGCACCTCAGCGCTGAAGACGTCTATCTTAAGGTTAAAGAAGCTGAAGGCGACATCGGCCTGGCTACGGTGTACCGGACTTTGGAGCTGTTTAATATGGCTGGCATAATCCATGCCGCCGATTTCGGTGACGGGTGCAAGCGCTTCGAGGTGGTAGCCGACAACGCTCCCCACTACCATCATCACCTGGTTTGCCTGGGGTGCGGACGCATCATTGAATTCAGCCAAGACCTGTTGGAGGATCTGGAGCAGCAGGTAGGGGAGAAAACCGGCTTTAAGATCGTCAACCACTCGCTGCGCTTCTACGGTTACTGCCGGGAGTGCCAGGAAAAAAACCCGGCCGCGCCGGCCAGCGGCCGGAGGCACACCACCGTGAGGTGA
- a CDS encoding general stress protein has product MSKTVIGIFGSEDAARRAVEELRNSGFGTNEISIVAREGAGRGGDATMGMGNDISGGVTTGGVLGGLAGLAAGAGALAIPGIGPLIAAGPIAGLISGAATGGIAGGLLDWGIPEERGRYYEGKVREGKILATIRAEDNKVDKAAQVLRNQGATDVETH; this is encoded by the coding sequence GTGAGTAAAACCGTGATCGGGATCTTTGGCAGTGAGGATGCGGCTCGGCGTGCCGTCGAGGAGCTCCGTAATTCCGGCTTTGGCACCAACGAGATTTCCATCGTGGCGCGCGAAGGTGCCGGCCGGGGCGGCGATGCCACCATGGGTATGGGCAACGACATCAGCGGCGGCGTCACCACCGGCGGCGTCCTCGGCGGCTTGGCCGGATTGGCGGCGGGAGCAGGTGCTTTGGCCATTCCCGGAATAGGACCGTTAATCGCGGCCGGCCCCATCGCCGGTCTTATTTCCGGGGCCGCCACGGGCGGGATCGCCGGCGGACTCCTCGATTGGGGTATCCCGGAAGAACGCGGCCGTTATTACGAGGGCAAGGTGCGCGAAGGCAAGATCCTGGCCACCATCCGCGCCGAAGACAACAAAGTGGATAAAGCCGCGCAGGTTCTACGCAACCAGGGTGCCACCGACGTGGAGACCCATTAA
- a CDS encoding DUF4264 family protein produces MDLWAKHAPLPLLAEGNFRLPEEVPRLVTMLNRTLKKRGLIFGLRRQDGRYILSIYGTDGEKGNGD; encoded by the coding sequence ATGGACCTGTGGGCTAAGCACGCACCACTTCCCCTGCTGGCCGAAGGCAACTTTCGCCTGCCGGAAGAAGTGCCCCGGTTAGTGACCATGCTCAACCGCACCCTCAAAAAAAGAGGGCTCATTTTCGGCTTACGGCGGCAAGACGGCCGATATATCTTGAGCATTTATGGTACGGATGGGGAGAAGGGTAATGGTGATTAA
- a CDS encoding zinc ribbon domain-containing protein, translated as MPYYEYRCRDCGQRFEVRAPMNAKPEHPACSHCHRTNTQPVYSTFAIGGAGAKGSSSGSCATCSGGSCSTCH; from the coding sequence ATGCCTTACTACGAATACCGCTGCCGTGACTGCGGCCAGCGCTTTGAGGTGCGCGCACCGATGAATGCCAAGCCCGAACACCCCGCCTGCAGTCACTGCCACAGAACCAACACCCAACCCGTTTACAGCACCTTTGCCATCGGCGGGGCAGGAGCGAAAGGTTCCAGCTCCGGCTCCTGCGCCACGTGCAGCGGCGGGAGTTGCAGTACCTGCCACTAG
- a CDS encoding tetratricopeptide repeat protein: MSGSSPQEHRPAQELPWLEELLTAMEKLPGCENLPATSVVVLTEPADRDWLAGLTECDWPRQAAVGMVFCLDYFALKQTCPHEAGFALAGLAGFIYGVGLTARSAQAAAQAAEKLGLSCILLPQALGEAPAVRTRLQLPPYVFPVTALLVTEKRIGKSRLTGVKIHRGRYREPAAAELAAAAAWWEEEAGGFFRTRVAGYLAAKKMAAALVQAGFTFTAAAAPEQQAGALSRTDAAAALGRIVRTQPSRRSFFNRTGVQLRLAQLALFAGRVEGGVKLLHAAMAAEPAAADIPAALAVVYQYQGSLDKAVSLLEQATARAPGNAYLIHLLGTVYQQQGQDGPAAACFRRAVEIDPKLKPAWLALAQVLEAGAGFAEAAAVYEEARAAIGPDVTLLNNEGLCLSNLGRRQEAARLYREALKLTPDDPVILGNLALLLGQEGQFDPALAYYNRALRRRPRDPNLLNNKGFCLGKLGRYEEALRCYELALRVEGDDLNLLHNKASCLTRLGRYKEALACYDQVLQLNPTDTGMLNNRGLCLMALNRMREASECFNLALKLEPNNAVYWGNKGACLFKQGKYQEALAAYERALALTPEELVYYSGKGMCLDYLGRAEEAVDCYNRALRLA, translated from the coding sequence GTGAGCGGATCATCCCCGCAAGAGCACAGGCCGGCTCAGGAACTACCCTGGCTGGAAGAACTCCTCACAGCCATGGAGAAGCTCCCCGGTTGCGAGAACCTACCGGCCACCAGTGTGGTGGTGTTGACAGAACCCGCCGACCGGGACTGGTTGGCCGGCTTAACCGAATGCGACTGGCCACGGCAGGCAGCGGTGGGTATGGTCTTTTGCCTGGACTACTTTGCCCTTAAGCAGACCTGCCCTCACGAAGCCGGTTTTGCCCTCGCCGGCCTAGCAGGTTTCATCTACGGTGTCGGTCTGACCGCCCGGAGCGCGCAGGCTGCCGCACAGGCCGCCGAGAAGCTGGGGTTAAGTTGCATCTTATTACCTCAGGCCTTAGGCGAAGCCCCGGCGGTGCGCACCCGGCTGCAGCTGCCTCCTTACGTTTTTCCCGTTACCGCCCTGCTGGTAACGGAAAAGAGGATAGGGAAATCGAGGCTAACGGGCGTTAAGATCCACCGCGGGCGTTACCGTGAACCTGCGGCCGCCGAACTGGCCGCCGCAGCCGCCTGGTGGGAAGAGGAAGCAGGCGGTTTCTTCCGGACGCGGGTAGCCGGTTACCTGGCTGCCAAGAAAATGGCCGCCGCCTTGGTTCAGGCCGGCTTTACCTTTACAGCAGCCGCCGCCCCCGAACAACAGGCAGGGGCTCTTTCCCGTACGGATGCAGCCGCCGCCCTCGGCCGCATCGTCCGAACCCAGCCGTCCCGGCGATCGTTTTTTAACCGGACGGGCGTTCAGCTCCGCCTGGCCCAGCTGGCCCTGTTCGCCGGCCGGGTAGAAGGCGGCGTCAAGCTGCTGCACGCTGCCATGGCGGCTGAGCCCGCGGCGGCTGATATTCCGGCGGCGTTGGCCGTGGTTTACCAGTACCAGGGGAGCCTGGACAAAGCCGTCTCCTTGCTCGAGCAGGCTACTGCCCGGGCCCCGGGGAACGCGTACCTTATCCACTTGCTGGGTACGGTTTACCAGCAACAAGGGCAGGACGGCCCGGCTGCAGCCTGTTTTCGCCGGGCCGTAGAGATAGACCCCAAGTTAAAACCTGCTTGGCTGGCGCTGGCGCAGGTGCTGGAGGCAGGCGCAGGGTTCGCGGAAGCGGCCGCCGTCTATGAAGAAGCGCGCGCAGCGATTGGACCCGACGTCACCCTGCTCAACAACGAAGGGCTCTGCCTTAGCAACCTGGGCCGGCGCCAAGAAGCCGCCCGACTTTACCGCGAGGCCTTGAAGCTAACGCCCGACGATCCCGTAATCCTGGGTAATTTAGCCCTCCTGCTCGGCCAAGAAGGCCAGTTCGATCCGGCCCTGGCGTATTACAATCGCGCCCTCCGGCGGCGCCCGCGCGATCCGAACCTGCTCAACAACAAAGGTTTTTGCCTGGGCAAACTGGGCCGTTACGAAGAAGCCCTGCGCTGCTACGAGCTGGCGCTGCGGGTGGAAGGTGACGACCTCAACCTGCTGCACAATAAGGCCTCCTGCCTCACGCGGCTGGGGCGGTACAAAGAAGCGCTGGCGTGCTATGATCAAGTCTTGCAGCTCAACCCGACCGACACCGGCATGCTCAACAACCGCGGCCTTTGTCTTATGGCCTTGAACAGAATGCGCGAGGCCTCCGAGTGTTTCAACCTGGCACTTAAGCTTGAGCCTAACAACGCCGTTTACTGGGGGAACAAAGGGGCCTGCCTCTTTAAACAAGGAAAGTATCAGGAGGCGCTGGCGGCTTACGAACGCGCGCTCGCCCTGACGCCCGAAGAACTGGTTTACTACAGCGGCAAAGGTATGTGCCTCGATTATCTGGGGCGTGCTGAAGAAGCGGTGGATTGCTACAACCGGGCCCTGCGCCTGGCATAA
- a CDS encoding methylglyoxal synthase — protein sequence MKRIALIAHDRMKSQLAEFVARHRDFFAQAQLIATGNTGRLLQERTGLEVERYQSGPLGGDQQIGAEIASRRVHAVFFFRDPLTPQPHEPDITALLRLCDVHYVPAATNPATGEVLLQGLEQGWPELPSKQYEPDRFMAEKNR from the coding sequence ATGAAGCGCATCGCGCTCATCGCTCACGATCGCATGAAGAGCCAACTGGCAGAATTTGTGGCCCGGCACCGGGATTTTTTTGCGCAGGCCCAGCTCATCGCCACCGGCAATACGGGGCGCCTGCTCCAAGAGCGTACCGGCCTTGAGGTGGAACGCTACCAGTCCGGACCCCTGGGAGGAGACCAGCAGATTGGGGCTGAGATCGCCTCCAGGCGGGTGCACGCCGTCTTTTTCTTCCGCGACCCTTTAACCCCGCAACCGCATGAGCCGGATATCACCGCCCTGCTACGCCTTTGTGACGTGCACTACGTTCCGGCCGCCACCAATCCAGCCACCGGTGAAGTCCTGCTCCAAGGCCTTGAGCAAGGCTGGCCGGAATTGCCGTCGAAACAGTATGAGCCCGATCGCTTTATGGCGGAAAAAAACCGCTAA
- the nth gene encoding endonuclease III has translation MAKRIPDLLGALAAAYPAARTELVFHSPFELLVATMLSAQTTDRQVNRVTPLLFARYPTPEALAAADPEVLAGEIAGVGLNRTKARHLVSAAQRLAAVFHGQVPPRLEDLLTLPGVGRKTAKVVLANAFGIPGLAVDTHVFRVARRLGLSAGRTPLEVEKDLEAQIPPTAWTATHHRLIQHGRRVCRARNPRCASCPLGAYCLFRTQPEKSTD, from the coding sequence ATGGCAAAAAGGATACCCGACCTGCTTGGGGCCCTGGCCGCGGCCTACCCTGCGGCGCGCACGGAACTGGTGTTTCACTCGCCCTTTGAGCTTTTGGTGGCTACCATGCTCTCGGCGCAGACCACCGACCGGCAGGTTAATCGCGTTACCCCGCTGCTCTTTGCCCGTTACCCTACCCCGGAGGCCCTCGCCGCTGCTGATCCGGAGGTGCTGGCCGGAGAGATTGCCGGCGTCGGTCTTAACCGGACCAAGGCCCGGCACCTGGTAAGCGCGGCCCAGCGGCTGGCCGCGGTCTTTCATGGTCAGGTGCCCCCTCGCCTGGAGGATTTACTGACGCTGCCGGGCGTCGGGCGCAAGACGGCCAAGGTGGTTTTGGCCAACGCTTTCGGTATCCCCGGCCTGGCGGTGGATACCCATGTTTTCCGCGTCGCCCGCCGGCTGGGCTTATCGGCGGGGAGGACGCCGCTGGAGGTGGAAAAGGATCTGGAGGCGCAGATTCCGCCCACCGCCTGGACAGCCACCCATCATCGCTTGATTCAGCACGGTCGCCGGGTGTGCCGGGCGCGCAACCCGCGCTGTGCAAGCTGCCCGCTGGGCGCTTACTGCTTGTTCCGCACGCAGCCGGAGAAATCAACCGACTAA